A genomic window from Levilactobacillus yonginensis includes:
- a CDS encoding Lrp/AsnC family transcriptional regulator produces MSDEIDLAIIKELNRDSRIKVSHLAQLVHLTAPAVAARIQRLEEMGVITKYTIEVDLDKVGLPRQVFIQVAVQAQKQSAYLAFIKTHHNDFRHHYRTTGKFDYLLEGAFLDRHVLNDFLVQLNQFATYQVIDVIDDI; encoded by the coding sequence ATGTCAGACGAAATTGATCTTGCCATTATCAAAGAACTTAACCGTGACAGCCGCATCAAGGTCAGCCATCTGGCCCAACTGGTTCACCTGACAGCTCCGGCAGTTGCTGCTCGAATCCAACGGCTAGAAGAAATGGGAGTCATCACCAAATACACGATTGAAGTCGACCTCGACAAGGTGGGCTTGCCCCGCCAAGTCTTCATCCAGGTTGCTGTCCAGGCTCAGAAACAATCGGCCTACCTGGCCTTCATCAAGACCCACCACAACGACTTCCGTCACCACTACCGCACGACCGGTAAGTTTGACTATCTCTTAGAGGGGGCCTTTCTCGACCGACACGTGTTGAACGACTTTCTTGTCCAGCTCAACCAGTTTGCGACCTACCAAGTCATTGACGTGATCGACGACATTTAG
- a CDS encoding ArgE/DapE family deacylase produces the protein MDEVVQALSDIIKLNTVNGHEKLVADYLADLLKQHGIDSRTYAYEPDRVSLVAEIGDGNGPVVGFDGHEDIVALGDAAKWQVDALSATIKDNMMIGRGTSDMKSGLMAGVFAMIHLKEQNVPLHGTFRLMATVGEEYGQYGAKQLSEEGFAQDLDTLIVGEPSGVNKQLLLQKQIQFMLQINEAGAKKLLDANQTGEQHFIELAHKGSLTYTVHSKGVAAHSSMPEIGKNAITPLMAFYQKEEDYFASIKDYRNPVLGAITPVVTMVKGGEQINTVPATADLSVKIRTIPELPNADITVAIKAIIADLNATGADLTLEIHSDLRPMHTMEDTPLVQAAKEIGSTELQQALPLIGVPGGTDASSFLAANPDIDVIVFGPGNITAHQVNEYVDLDMYHRFITIYEKLVTKLLK, from the coding sequence ATGGATGAAGTAGTCCAAGCATTAAGCGATATCATTAAATTAAACACGGTCAACGGCCACGAAAAACTGGTCGCTGATTATCTAGCAGATTTACTGAAACAACACGGCATTGACAGTCGCACTTACGCTTACGAACCTGACCGGGTCAGCCTGGTCGCCGAAATTGGTGATGGTAACGGCCCCGTCGTCGGGTTCGACGGTCACGAAGACATTGTCGCCCTGGGTGACGCGGCCAAGTGGCAAGTTGACGCGCTGTCCGCCACCATCAAGGACAATATGATGATTGGCCGGGGAACGTCCGACATGAAATCCGGTTTGATGGCCGGGGTCTTCGCCATGATTCATTTGAAAGAACAAAACGTGCCCCTTCACGGAACGTTCCGGTTAATGGCCACGGTTGGTGAGGAATACGGCCAATATGGCGCCAAGCAGTTATCTGAAGAGGGCTTTGCCCAAGACCTCGACACACTAATTGTCGGTGAACCTAGCGGGGTCAACAAGCAATTGCTACTCCAAAAGCAGATTCAATTTATGCTACAAATCAATGAAGCTGGCGCTAAAAAGCTCTTAGACGCCAACCAAACCGGTGAACAACACTTTATTGAATTGGCTCATAAGGGATCTCTGACCTACACCGTTCACTCCAAAGGGGTGGCCGCCCACAGTTCCATGCCTGAGATCGGTAAGAACGCGATTACACCACTGATGGCTTTCTACCAAAAGGAAGAGGATTACTTTGCCTCCATCAAGGACTACCGCAACCCCGTCTTAGGTGCAATTACGCCAGTCGTTACCATGGTTAAGGGCGGCGAACAGATCAACACGGTTCCCGCCACCGCTGATCTCTCTGTCAAGATTCGGACCATCCCTGAACTTCCTAACGCTGACATCACGGTTGCTATCAAGGCCATCATCGCTGATTTAAACGCTACCGGTGCTGACTTAACGTTGGAAATACACAGCGACTTACGGCCAATGCACACCATGGAAGACACGCCACTGGTTCAGGCTGCCAAGGAAATTGGGAGCACTGAACTGCAACAGGCTTTGCCATTGATTGGCGTTCCTGGTGGCACCGATGCCTCTTCATTCCTGGCAGCCAACCCCGATATCGACGTCATTGTCTTTGGACCGGGTAACATCACGGCGCACCAGGTCAATGAATACGTCGACCTCGACATGTACCACCGGTTCATCACCATCTACGAAAAACTCGTCACGAAACTGTTGAAATAG
- a CDS encoding lectin-like domain-containing protein, protein MFKRWLSAGLILLAVCLGGSVITARADNDNQQALATAPQGILISKTNPFLTTDTTNKSSATIVNGENPASPGTQVAVLTNGKNQFGSIWSTNSGYWNLKKDQRLSVWLYLGNRGNLAGEGMAFVLQNDSRNLAAMSQSSVKKKSLPGETLGVWGVDNNKSQSTKSGIAATAIQNSWALEFDTQYNGVTGSKAPGNANSFDVGMAGVHIASNYPAQASSYDQLVTDYGFWGGLFSKKDYHYQLIHQGLITNTNRPDFLSNGSWHHLTLKWDAKAENMTYVFDDKNPVTEAKLPGKSQTVHIDTKKIDPQRSNRVRWGVTATTTDRYENNMVVFENIPGLIVVNTSGEITDVKRKRELTTDSQVLSNDKLQVDYHLDYQDGQQPWSDIQTNIDLPTGITYESAEVTYSHGATQKIPLDSIQDGKLGIRLAESLSQSNAHATIKLVGRADTVKETKVVPAASGSFTSSARISSADTPQFIINPNAHLELTVTSNHATSLNKGEGTTVKGRVDVVSNTPTSPKVMVRPVLNGKQLSTVTVEKDGTFKIPLAGKQLQAGTNRLRLVAKSFLGDTSQTVVVPITVAGELKFAAVSSNETFAASKLTGKTQFVKRQGDWQLAISDTRGTGEQWTLVAQASPFTTSDGTVMSGQPVYVDDFRVISLGETPTPVLTHTTDDSVDDGMFNVAKTWTPDTGVLLELNGGAAAGDYQGTITWTLLDAPS, encoded by the coding sequence TTGTTCAAACGGTGGTTGAGCGCTGGCTTGATTCTACTAGCCGTTTGTCTTGGGGGTAGTGTGATCACAGCCCGTGCTGATAATGATAACCAGCAGGCGTTGGCAACAGCGCCGCAAGGAATTTTAATCAGCAAGACAAACCCGTTCTTAACAACGGACACGACTAATAAGAGCTCGGCGACCATTGTGAACGGCGAGAATCCTGCTTCACCAGGAACACAAGTCGCTGTCTTAACGAACGGCAAGAATCAGTTTGGATCAATCTGGTCCACGAATTCTGGTTACTGGAATCTGAAGAAGGATCAACGGCTGTCCGTGTGGCTGTACCTGGGTAACCGGGGAAACTTAGCCGGTGAGGGCATGGCGTTTGTTCTGCAAAATGATTCACGTAATTTGGCGGCGATGTCTCAGTCTTCTGTAAAAAAGAAGTCACTGCCTGGTGAAACGTTAGGTGTCTGGGGTGTTGATAATAACAAATCCCAGTCAACTAAAAGTGGAATTGCGGCGACTGCAATTCAGAATAGTTGGGCACTGGAATTTGACACGCAGTATAACGGGGTAACGGGTAGTAAAGCCCCTGGCAATGCTAACTCATTTGACGTTGGGATGGCTGGGGTCCACATTGCTTCGAATTATCCCGCGCAGGCTTCTTCGTACGATCAGCTCGTGACGGACTATGGCTTCTGGGGCGGCCTCTTTAGCAAAAAGGATTACCACTACCAGTTGATTCATCAGGGGTTAATTACCAATACTAATCGTCCGGATTTCTTGTCGAATGGTAGCTGGCACCATCTCACGTTGAAGTGGGATGCTAAGGCCGAGAACATGACTTATGTTTTTGATGACAAGAATCCCGTGACGGAAGCCAAGCTTCCTGGGAAGAGCCAGACGGTTCACATTGACACCAAAAAGATTGATCCGCAGCGGAGTAATCGGGTACGTTGGGGGGTTACCGCAACGACGACCGACCGGTACGAGAACAATATGGTTGTCTTTGAAAACATCCCGGGGTTAATCGTGGTTAACACTTCTGGTGAAATCACGGACGTTAAACGGAAACGGGAACTGACCACGGATAGTCAGGTTCTCAGTAATGATAAGCTACAAGTGGACTATCACCTTGATTATCAGGATGGTCAGCAACCTTGGTCGGACATTCAGACGAACATTGATCTGCCAACGGGTATCACCTATGAGTCCGCCGAAGTGACTTACAGTCACGGGGCAACGCAGAAGATTCCGTTGGACAGCATTCAGGATGGCAAGCTGGGTATTCGGTTGGCAGAGAGCCTGAGTCAGAGTAATGCGCACGCGACTATTAAATTAGTGGGGCGGGCGGATACCGTTAAAGAAACTAAGGTTGTGCCGGCAGCAAGTGGGTCGTTTACCTCTTCAGCCCGAATCAGTTCGGCAGATACCCCCCAATTTATCATCAACCCGAACGCACACCTTGAGCTGACGGTAACCAGCAACCACGCTACTAGTCTGAATAAGGGCGAAGGTACCACGGTCAAAGGGCGGGTGGACGTTGTTTCCAACACACCGACATCGCCTAAGGTCATGGTTCGCCCAGTTCTAAATGGTAAGCAGTTGAGCACGGTGACGGTCGAGAAGGACGGAACCTTTAAAATCCCGTTGGCGGGCAAACAGCTACAGGCCGGGACTAACCGACTTCGGTTAGTGGCAAAGTCATTCCTAGGAGATACCTCACAAACAGTGGTCGTACCTATCACGGTGGCTGGAGAATTGAAGTTTGCAGCTGTGTCGTCGAACGAAACGTTTGCGGCTAGCAAGCTGACGGGGAAGACCCAGTTCGTCAAACGTCAGGGTGACTGGCAACTTGCTATCTCAGACACCCGTGGAACTGGTGAGCAGTGGACGTTAGTTGCACAGGCATCGCCGTTTACCACCAGTGATGGAACGGTAATGTCAGGGCAGCCAGTCTACGTCGACGATTTCCGGGTGATCTCACTTGGCGAGACACCGACGCCGGTCCTGACTCACACTACGGATGACTCCGTTGATGATGGGATGTTCAACGTCGCCAAGACCTGGACACCGGATACCGGGGTCCTACTGGAACTGAATGGTGGCGCCGCAGCTGGTGACTACCAAGGAACCATTACTTGGACGTTGTTGGACGCACCTAGTTAG
- a CDS encoding DUF916 and DUF3324 domain-containing protein, translated as MMKRGLKLLLAIGLALLVLAWKLPTVAADSVGYSVRAILPSNQDDPQANYFALRVKPKEHQRLAVLINNTSNSSQQYLVSVNQAVTNDNGVIDYSQLKPKLDPSLKVGTKDIFTKGSNQKVTVPANTQKRVYLTYTMPAKRLRGIILGGVYVEQVPSKTHKKSAAKILLNNAFAYAIGIRLRESPLTVVPDMQLHQIQAVQINRRNFITANLQNPQPGIMQKLTVNARVTKVASNQTLIRQQQANLGMAPNSNFNFGIPWGNQNLPAGRYTLHLAAKADGQNWQFTRNFTIANKTVRRLNKTVLTPAKQPNYWLYALLGLLIAMLLAIIGYLLYRNRREKSAK; from the coding sequence ATGATGAAACGAGGACTGAAACTTTTGCTCGCGATTGGGTTAGCACTTTTAGTGTTGGCCTGGAAATTACCAACGGTCGCTGCCGACAGTGTGGGCTATTCCGTCAGAGCAATTTTGCCAAGCAATCAGGATGACCCGCAAGCCAATTACTTTGCCTTACGGGTTAAGCCGAAAGAACATCAACGTTTGGCAGTTCTGATCAATAACACTAGTAATAGCAGCCAGCAGTACCTGGTCAGTGTGAATCAAGCGGTCACCAACGATAACGGGGTGATCGACTACAGTCAGTTGAAACCTAAGTTAGATCCCTCACTGAAGGTGGGCACTAAGGACATCTTCACTAAGGGGTCGAATCAGAAGGTTACGGTTCCGGCAAATACTCAGAAACGGGTGTATCTCACCTACACCATGCCTGCAAAAAGGCTGCGGGGCATTATTCTTGGTGGGGTCTACGTTGAACAAGTGCCGTCAAAGACGCATAAGAAGTCCGCGGCGAAAATCTTGCTCAATAACGCATTTGCGTACGCCATTGGGATTCGCCTTCGGGAGAGTCCACTGACAGTGGTGCCAGACATGCAGCTACACCAGATTCAAGCGGTACAAATCAACCGACGCAATTTTATTACGGCTAATTTGCAAAACCCCCAACCCGGTATCATGCAGAAACTCACGGTTAATGCGCGCGTTACCAAAGTGGCTTCCAACCAAACCTTGATTCGGCAACAACAAGCTAACCTGGGAATGGCGCCGAATAGTAACTTTAATTTCGGCATTCCGTGGGGGAACCAGAACCTTCCAGCTGGTCGGTACACGCTTCACTTAGCGGCCAAGGCGGACGGACAGAATTGGCAGTTCACGCGTAACTTTACCATTGCGAATAAGACGGTGCGGCGTTTGAATAAGACGGTTTTGACACCGGCTAAGCAGCCAAACTACTGGCTTTACGCTTTGTTAGGGTTACTGATTGCGATGTTGTTAGCCATCATTGGCTACCTGCTCTATCGTAATCGTCGGGAAAAATCAGCAAAATAG
- a CDS encoding WxL domain-containing protein yields the protein MTRRLKISLLSSLAVLGLGAGFVAAVPAAAETTDTTSTSASSSSSSSVGPTSQTTTTTAEFDTSPTAAISLDSAPNIGFGTNVTPNSKTNGSYTALTADNPVQVSNPGLPSGWSVQLKNTPFTDAAGDSLGGAVLSLGEPDVAAANTGNPSTAPTAGASTSLNGTGTNQIVFSAAAKGGLGVWSAEYGLANVNLAVPAGQLGGVYTSTMTWQLSDTPQ from the coding sequence ATGACTCGCAGATTAAAGATTTCTCTGCTGAGTAGCCTAGCTGTATTAGGATTAGGCGCCGGATTTGTTGCAGCAGTACCAGCTGCCGCAGAAACGACCGACACCACATCAACTAGTGCAAGTAGCAGTTCTAGTAGTTCAGTGGGACCAACCTCTCAGACCACGACCACTACGGCCGAGTTTGATACGAGTCCCACCGCAGCGATTTCTCTCGATTCTGCACCGAACATCGGTTTTGGCACCAATGTAACGCCTAACAGTAAGACTAATGGGAGTTACACAGCCTTAACGGCAGACAATCCCGTTCAAGTTTCCAACCCTGGGTTACCAAGTGGGTGGAGCGTTCAATTGAAGAACACACCATTTACGGACGCAGCGGGGGACAGCTTGGGCGGCGCGGTTCTGTCTTTGGGAGAACCTGACGTCGCAGCCGCTAACACCGGCAACCCTTCGACTGCACCAACGGCTGGGGCTAGCACCTCTTTGAACGGCACCGGGACGAATCAAATCGTCTTCTCTGCTGCTGCTAAGGGTGGCTTAGGTGTTTGGTCCGCCGAATATGGTCTCGCTAACGTTAACTTAGCCGTTCCAGCTGGGCAATTGGGTGGTGTTTACACCTCGACGATGACCTGGCAGTTAAGCGACACACCACAGTAG
- a CDS encoding ABC transporter permease/substrate-binding protein translates to MQQIMHILQTQGGDIVHAIGQHIGLSLISLLIAAVIAIPLAIVLMTHKRSANVMLQITSVLQTIPSLALLGILIPIVGIGTIPSIIALVIYAVMPIFQNTYSGLTTIDPNLEEAATAFGLSRRMKLFRIELPLALPMIISGIRIAMVMIIGTATLAALIGAGGLGTYILLGIETNNNALLIIGAVLSAILALVFGAAIDWLGRLSFKKVGIVLATLVVLIGGFAGYRKLVKPETTITIAGKMGSEPEILINMYKDLIENDHPNMKVSTKANFGGTSFLYKALKSGSIDIYPEFTGTVLESLVTGQKSASHNPATTYRVAKQALKSQQQLAYLKPMKYQNGYDLAVTKQFAKKYNLKTVSDLVAVEDKIHAGFDPDFYQLKDGYPGLSKAYNLKFASAKTMEPSIRYKAIANGKVNLVDGYTTDPEIQEYHLVVLKDDKQFFPPYQGAPLMTEKLLTEHPELQTTLNKLAGKVSTTDMQKMNYRVTVKHEKAATVARDYLKSHGLLN, encoded by the coding sequence TTGCAACAGATTATGCATATTTTGCAGACCCAGGGTGGTGACATCGTTCACGCCATTGGCCAGCATATTGGGTTATCACTGATTTCATTGCTGATTGCGGCGGTCATTGCCATTCCCTTGGCCATCGTCTTGATGACTCATAAGCGGTCGGCCAACGTGATGCTTCAGATCACCAGTGTTTTGCAGACGATTCCCAGTCTGGCATTGTTGGGGATTTTGATTCCCATTGTGGGGATCGGGACGATTCCGTCGATCATTGCCTTAGTGATCTACGCGGTGATGCCCATCTTTCAAAATACGTATTCCGGGTTAACGACGATTGATCCAAACCTGGAGGAGGCGGCGACGGCGTTTGGCCTGTCCCGCCGGATGAAATTATTTCGCATTGAATTACCATTAGCTTTGCCCATGATCATCTCGGGCATCCGCATCGCCATGGTCATGATCATTGGGACCGCGACGTTGGCTGCCCTGATTGGTGCCGGTGGTTTAGGGACCTACATTCTGTTGGGAATTGAAACCAACAATAATGCATTACTGATTATTGGTGCCGTACTGTCCGCCATTTTGGCGCTAGTCTTTGGTGCCGCGATCGACTGGTTGGGCCGGCTGTCATTTAAAAAGGTCGGTATCGTCTTAGCCACGTTGGTGGTCTTGATTGGGGGCTTCGCAGGCTATCGTAAGCTGGTCAAACCAGAAACGACCATTACCATTGCTGGGAAGATGGGCAGTGAGCCCGAAATTCTGATCAACATGTACAAGGACTTGATTGAGAACGATCATCCAAACATGAAGGTCAGCACCAAGGCTAATTTCGGTGGAACCAGCTTCCTGTACAAGGCCTTGAAATCGGGGTCCATTGATATTTATCCTGAATTTACTGGGACGGTCCTGGAGTCGCTAGTCACAGGGCAGAAGTCGGCGAGTCACAATCCGGCGACCACCTACCGGGTGGCGAAGCAAGCGCTCAAGTCGCAACAGCAGTTGGCCTACCTGAAGCCGATGAAGTACCAAAATGGGTACGACTTGGCTGTGACGAAACAATTTGCTAAGAAGTACAACTTAAAGACCGTTTCTGACTTAGTTGCCGTTGAGGATAAGATTCACGCTGGGTTTGATCCGGACTTCTATCAACTGAAGGACGGCTATCCTGGATTGAGTAAGGCCTACAATCTCAAATTCGCCAGTGCTAAGACGATGGAACCTTCCATTCGTTACAAGGCCATTGCCAACGGGAAGGTTAACTTGGTCGATGGGTATACAACTGATCCCGAGATTCAGGAGTACCATCTGGTGGTCTTAAAGGATGATAAGCAGTTCTTCCCACCGTATCAAGGAGCACCGTTGATGACGGAAAAGTTATTGACAGAGCATCCGGAACTTCAGACGACGTTGAACAAATTAGCGGGTAAGGTGTCAACAACTGACATGCAGAAAATGAATTACCGGGTAACCGTCAAGCATGAGAAGGCAGCGACCGTTGCGCGGGATTACTTGAAGAGTCACGGTTTGTTGAACTAG
- a CDS encoding amino acid permease, with the protein MQRKLTARQMQMIALGGTIGVGLFMGSGSTIKWTGPSVLLAYIISGMFLYLIMRAMGEMLYVHPTTGSFSTFAREYMHPVFGYLTAWSNIFQWIVVGMSEMIALGGYFRFWWPNLPEWIPGLVAITFLCVANLVSVKMFGELEFWFSLIKVVTIILMIIVGLGVILFGFGNGGHPLGISNLWTHGFFTGGAKGFIFAIAIVLASYQGVELIGITAGEAQNPQETLVKAIRSTVFRILIFYVGAIFVIVSIFPWNELNSVGSPFVQTFAKIGITAAASIINFVVITAALSGSNSGIYSASRMAYTLAEEGQLPKKAVQLNKHGVPYITVIAISLGIGIGVILNVVLPLIYKDASQIFVMVYSSSVLPGMIPWFVILISEIDFRKKKADELVNHPFTMPWAPYSNYVTLAFLVITLFFMFLNPETRISILVGVVFLAIMTVLYFVKFHPKEVAKAKQQNKQD; encoded by the coding sequence TTGCAAAGAAAACTAACTGCCCGCCAAATGCAAATGATTGCGTTGGGTGGAACAATCGGTGTCGGATTATTTATGGGGTCCGGTTCCACCATTAAGTGGACGGGACCATCCGTCTTGTTGGCGTACATAATTTCTGGGATGTTTTTGTATTTAATCATGCGGGCGATGGGAGAGATGCTGTACGTTCACCCAACGACCGGGTCATTCTCCACGTTTGCCAGAGAATACATGCACCCCGTCTTTGGTTACCTGACCGCTTGGAGTAACATTTTTCAGTGGATCGTTGTTGGAATGAGTGAAATGATTGCATTGGGTGGTTATTTCCGTTTCTGGTGGCCCAACCTGCCGGAATGGATTCCTGGATTAGTGGCCATTACGTTCTTGTGTGTCGCTAACTTGGTCTCAGTTAAGATGTTTGGGGAGCTAGAATTTTGGTTCTCACTCATTAAAGTTGTGACGATTATTTTGATGATCATCGTTGGGTTAGGCGTCATTCTCTTTGGTTTTGGGAATGGTGGTCACCCATTAGGAATTAGCAATTTGTGGACGCATGGCTTCTTTACTGGTGGTGCCAAGGGCTTTATTTTTGCGATTGCCATCGTATTAGCGTCGTATCAAGGGGTTGAGCTGATCGGGATTACTGCCGGTGAAGCTCAAAATCCACAGGAAACGTTGGTTAAGGCTATTCGTTCCACCGTGTTCCGGATTTTGATTTTCTACGTGGGGGCAATCTTCGTGATTGTCAGCATTTTCCCTTGGAATGAACTGAATTCCGTGGGCTCACCATTTGTGCAAACCTTCGCCAAAATTGGGATCACGGCGGCAGCTTCCATCATCAACTTCGTGGTTATTACGGCGGCTTTGTCTGGATCAAACTCCGGAATCTACAGTGCCAGTCGGATGGCCTACACGTTGGCTGAAGAGGGTCAATTACCTAAAAAGGCCGTTCAGCTGAACAAGCACGGTGTGCCTTACATCACAGTTATTGCGATTTCTCTCGGTATCGGTATCGGGGTCATCTTAAACGTGGTTCTGCCACTGATCTACAAGGATGCTAGCCAAATCTTCGTGATGGTTTATAGTTCCAGTGTCTTACCCGGGATGATTCCTTGGTTCGTGATTTTGATCAGTGAAATTGACTTCCGGAAGAAGAAAGCCGATGAACTGGTCAATCACCCATTCACCATGCCATGGGCACCTTACTCAAACTACGTGACGTTAGCCTTCCTGGTGATTACGTTGTTCTTCATGTTCTTGAACCCTGAGACGCGAATTTCCATTCTCGTTGGGGTGGTCTTCTTGGCTATCATGACGGTACTCTACTTCGTGAAATTCCATCCTAAGGAAGTTGCTAAGGCTAAGCAGCAGAACAAACAGGATTGA
- a CDS encoding ABC transporter ATP-binding protein — protein sequence MIEFKNVSKRYSGNQAINDLNLTIPTGDFFVLVGPSGSGKTTTLKMLNRLIAPTEGNIYFDGKRLIDYDLTQLRLQMGYVLQNIALFPNLTIQDNIAIQAESLGWPRKQRIERARTLLQQVDLDPDKYATRMPSELSGGEQQRVGIIRALAIKPKVVLMDEPFSALDPISRKQLQDLVLRLHHELDMTFVFVTHDMHEALRLGQHIAVMRLGHIQQVGTSTEIMQHPANDFVRGFFENEHASRMVTVQALLDAGYGTPVTTPATLSATALVRELAAALQTTSAVVVATPTGSQSLTTPDLLDYLATKEAD from the coding sequence ATGATAGAATTTAAGAACGTTAGCAAGCGTTATAGCGGGAACCAAGCCATCAATGATCTAAACTTGACCATTCCGACGGGGGATTTTTTTGTGTTGGTTGGTCCCAGTGGGAGTGGGAAGACGACCACCCTCAAGATGCTTAATCGCTTGATTGCTCCCACTGAGGGGAACATTTATTTCGATGGTAAACGGTTGATCGACTATGACCTGACTCAGTTGCGTTTACAGATGGGTTACGTCTTACAAAATATTGCGCTATTTCCTAATTTAACGATTCAAGATAACATTGCCATTCAAGCAGAGTCACTGGGTTGGCCCCGCAAGCAACGCATTGAACGAGCCCGCACCCTCCTGCAGCAGGTGGATTTGGATCCGGATAAGTATGCGACCCGGATGCCTAGTGAACTATCCGGTGGGGAACAGCAACGGGTCGGTATCATTCGGGCACTAGCAATTAAGCCCAAGGTCGTTTTGATGGATGAACCGTTTAGTGCGTTGGATCCTATCTCCAGAAAGCAGTTACAGGACCTGGTGCTCCGGCTTCATCATGAATTAGACATGACCTTTGTCTTCGTGACACATGACATGCACGAGGCGTTGCGTTTGGGCCAACACATTGCGGTGATGCGGTTGGGGCACATTCAACAGGTGGGAACGAGTACAGAAATCATGCAACATCCCGCCAACGACTTTGTTCGCGGCTTTTTTGAGAATGAACACGCGTCTCGAATGGTGACCGTTCAGGCTTTATTGGATGCGGGTTACGGGACGCCGGTCACGACGCCGGCAACGTTGTCAGCAACAGCACTCGTGCGTGAGTTGGCGGCAGCATTGCAAACGACTAGTGCGGTCGTGGTGGCGACACCGACCGGTTCACAGTCGCTGACGACGCCAGATCTATTGGACTATTTAGCCACGAAGGAGGCGGACTAG
- a CDS encoding zinc-binding dehydrogenase: protein MKAIVVEHPGGPEVLTLHEVDRPTVKPGWTLIEVKGRGVNHSEIFTRDGESPSVKFPRILGIEAVGVVAETTDVQRLPVGQTVVTFMGEMGRAYNGSYAEFALIPNQQIFPVTTTLSWADLAAVPETGYTAFGALQGLKIRNHDQLLVRGGTSGVGVMAAKLAHALAADFTVTATTRNLAKRDQLLAAGFDAVILDKDGELQTDQRYDKILELIGAATVPNSLQHLTAGGIVSATGELGGQWGFQDFEPVARIPSNTYLTAFSSGDIDEARLRELFRVIDTHHVDVRPAKVFALQDMRAAHEYLASHQSFGKVVVLS from the coding sequence ATGAAAGCAATTGTCGTAGAGCATCCCGGGGGACCAGAAGTATTGACGTTACATGAGGTTGACCGGCCAACCGTTAAACCAGGCTGGACGTTGATTGAGGTCAAAGGTCGGGGCGTCAACCACTCTGAAATCTTCACCCGCGATGGTGAGTCACCATCCGTTAAGTTTCCCCGGATCCTGGGGATTGAGGCGGTGGGCGTCGTGGCAGAGACGACTGATGTCCAGCGGCTTCCGGTGGGTCAGACGGTAGTCACCTTTATGGGTGAGATGGGTCGGGCGTACAATGGCAGTTACGCTGAGTTTGCCTTGATTCCTAATCAGCAGATTTTCCCAGTGACAACCACGTTATCCTGGGCTGACCTGGCGGCTGTCCCCGAGACCGGTTATACGGCCTTTGGCGCGCTTCAGGGGCTGAAGATTCGGAACCATGATCAGTTGCTGGTCCGGGGTGGCACCAGCGGTGTCGGCGTGATGGCGGCTAAATTAGCCCATGCGCTAGCTGCTGATTTCACGGTGACCGCGACCACCCGCAATTTAGCCAAACGTGACCAACTCCTGGCGGCAGGTTTTGATGCAGTTATTTTGGATAAGGATGGGGAGCTGCAGACCGACCAGCGGTACGACAAAATTTTAGAACTGATCGGTGCCGCGACGGTGCCGAATTCCTTGCAACATCTGACGGCTGGCGGAATTGTGAGTGCTACTGGAGAACTAGGTGGGCAGTGGGGATTCCAGGATTTTGAACCGGTTGCTAGGATTCCCAGCAACACGTACCTGACGGCATTTAGCTCCGGAGATATCGACGAAGCCCGGTTACGGGAGTTGTTCCGGGTGATCGATACGCATCACGTTGACGTACGACCGGCTAAAGTCTTTGCCCTGCAAGATATGCGGGCAGCACACGAATATTTAGCGAGCCACCAGAGTTTTGGCAAAGTGGTGGTGCTTTCCTAA